A genomic segment from Sander vitreus isolate 19-12246 chromosome 3, sanVit1, whole genome shotgun sequence encodes:
- the bcap29 gene encoding B-cell receptor-associated protein 29, translating to MTLQWTAVALFLYVEMGILALLCLPFISARRWQSIFQLRIWNCVARFWNRVFYTMIIVLIVLFIDAVREVRKYSAKELGTDVKLQPNMFDHLHMKLFRAQRNLYISGFAVFLWLVMKRVVTLINQLASLSGTTAALQAQAENANQVAKKYKEDKELLEQTLMKGNSDKAVAEGMQLLRKEVEKLEEELKTSGDALKNSNLEADAMKRQMDGLAREYERLLKEHQELQNLHDSGNKKDD from the exons ATGACGCTGCAATGGACTGCTGTGGCCCTCTTTCTCTACGTGGAGATGGGCATTCTTGCCCTCCTCTGTTTACCCTTCATCTCAGCCAGGAG GTGGCAGAGTATTTTCCAGCTGAGGATTTGGAACTGTGTTGCGAGATTCTGGAACAGAGTGTTTTACACAATGATCATAGTACTCATTGTTCTCTTCATTG ATGCAGTGCGAGAGGTGAGGAAATATTCAGCTAAAGAACTTGGCACAGATGTCAAGCTGCAACCGAACATGTTTGATCACCTGCACATGAAGCTTTTCAGAGCCCAGAGGAACCTCTACATCTCTGGCTTCGCTGTCTTCCTCTGGCT GGTTATGAAGCGAGTGGTCACGTTGATTAACCAACTGGCATCACTGTCTGGCACTACGGCTGCTCTTCAAGCGCAGGCTGAGAATGCTAATCAGGTTGCCAAGAAATACAAAGAGGACAAAGAGCTGCTGGAACAG ACGCTGATGAAAGGCAACAGTGATAAGGCTGTCGCAGAGGGCATGCAGCTGTTAAGAAAAGAAGTGGAGAAACTTGAAGAAGAACTGAAGACCTCAGGAGATG CCCTGAAGAACTCCAACTTAGAGGCAGATGCGATGAAGAGGCAGATGGATGGCCTCGCCAGGGAGTATGAAAGACTGCTGAAAGAACATCAGGAGCTCCAG aATCTTCACGATAGTGGAAACAAAAAGGACGACTAG
- the dus4l gene encoding tRNA-dihydrouridine(20a/20b) synthase [NAD(P)+]-like yields the protein MLASLQRYWREMKTSNGNTSIMDMFEKGKVLKICAPMVRYSKLAFRSLVRKYNCDICFTPMIVAADFMRSVKARDSEFTTNESDRPLIVQFASHDAQTLADAACVVAPFSDGVDLNCGCPQRWAMSAGYGACLINKPELVKDMVRHIRNQVDNPNYTASIKIRIHKDLRRTVDLCQKAESAGASWITVHGRTAEERHQPVHYDAIKTIKDSVSIPVIANGDIKYLRDVESTHQLTGVDGVMAARGLLANPAMFTGYEDTPLECIWDWVDISIEQGTPFTCFHHHLIYMLERVSSQPERKVFNSLSSTSAVIDYLQNTYGSVDDLGS from the exons ATGCTAGCTAGCTTACAACGCTACTGGAGAGAAATGAAGACCTCTAACGGTAACACCAGTATCATGGACATGTTTGAAAAGGGAAAGGTCCTGAAAATATGTGCTCCAATGGTTCGATATTCAAA GCTCGCATTCAGGTCCTTGGTGAGGAAATACAACTGTGATATCTGCTTCACACCAATGATAGTCGCTGCTGACTTCATGCGATCTGTCAAAGCCAGAGACAGTGAATTCACTACCAATGAGA GTGACCGGCCTCTAATAGTGCAGTTTGCCTCCCATGATGCCCAGACTCTGGCTGATGCAGCCTGTGTGGTAGCACCGTTCTCAGATGGAGTTGACCTCAACTGTGGCTGTCCCCAGAG ATGGGCTATGTCAGCAGGGTATGGTGCATGCCTCATTAACAAGCCTGAACTTGTCAAAGACATGGTCAGACATATCAGAAACCAAGTGGACAATCCAAACTATACAGCATCCATCAAAATAAg AATTCACAAGGACCTGAGGCGGACAGTGGATCTTTGCCAGAAGGCTGAATCAGCAGGTGCGTCATGGATAACAGTCCACGGCCGCACAGCAGAAGAACGCCACCAGCCAGTTCATTATGATGCCATTAAGACAATCAAAGACAGCGTATCCATCCCTGTCATTGCTAATGGGGACATAAAGTACCTCCGTGATGTGGAGTCGACTCACCAGCTTACTGGTGTCGATG GTGTGATGGCTGCGCGGGGTTTGCTTGCTAACCCTGCTATGTTCACTGGCTATGAGGATACTCCTTTGGAGTGTATATGGGACTGGGTGGACATCTCTATAGAGCAGGGCACTCCATTCACCTGCTTCCACCACCATCTTATCTACATGCTGGAGAGGGTTAGCTCCCAGCCTGAGAGAAAAGTGTTCAATTCTCTATCCAGTACATCAGCTGTAATAGATTACCTCCAGAACACATACGGGTCAGTGGATGATCTGGGATCATGA